In Rubrivirga marina, the following are encoded in one genomic region:
- a CDS encoding anthranilate synthase component II, translating to MILVIDNYDSFTYNLVHLVGGVTEDYRVVRNDQIGLDEIAELAPAGVLISPGPGRPDEAGVSEAVIRRFGETTPILGVCLGHQAIGEVFGGRVVHAPTLMHGKTSTVSHDGRTVFEGVEQDFVATRYHSLVVDRATLPAVLDVSAETADGVIMGLRHKDFPIEGVQFHPESILTTEGPKLVRNWVRAALAVPAPASTTD from the coding sequence GTGATCCTCGTCATCGACAACTACGACTCGTTCACGTACAACCTCGTCCACCTCGTGGGCGGCGTGACCGAGGACTACCGGGTCGTGCGGAACGACCAGATCGGCCTCGACGAGATCGCGGAGCTGGCCCCGGCCGGCGTGCTCATCTCGCCCGGCCCCGGCCGCCCCGACGAGGCCGGCGTCTCGGAGGCCGTCATCCGCCGGTTTGGCGAGACGACGCCGATCCTGGGCGTGTGCCTCGGTCACCAGGCCATCGGCGAGGTGTTCGGCGGCCGCGTCGTCCACGCCCCGACGCTGATGCACGGGAAGACGTCGACGGTGTCCCACGACGGCCGGACCGTGTTCGAGGGCGTCGAGCAGGACTTCGTCGCCACGCGCTACCACTCCCTCGTGGTCGACCGGGCGACGCTCCCGGCCGTCCTCGACGTCTCGGCGGAGACGGCGGACGGCGTCATCATGGGCCTCCGCCACAAGGACTTTCCGATCGAAGGCGTCCAGTTCCACCCCGAGTCGATCCTCACGACGGAGGGCCCAAAGCTCGTCCGCAACTGGGTCCGCGCGGCGCTAGCCGTGCCCGCCCCCGCTTCCACCACCGACTGA